Proteins encoded in a region of the Mycolicibacterium duvalii genome:
- the rimP gene encoding ribosome maturation factor RimP produces MAERSTGLPSQGQVIELLEAAFARAGFDIEDVAIDPAARPPRITVVTDSDSGLDLDAIAELSKTASGLLDELDTPAYVLEVTSPGVDRPLTTPTHYRRAHGRKVELTLSDGSTLTGRLGPVAGEAVRLVVREGARSQYTVRDVALESIAKAVVQVEFSPPNPRELELAGQSGKEG; encoded by the coding sequence GTGGCTGAGCGGTCTACGGGATTGCCGTCGCAGGGACAGGTGATCGAACTGCTCGAGGCGGCATTCGCGCGCGCCGGGTTCGACATCGAGGACGTTGCGATCGATCCTGCCGCCCGGCCACCCCGCATCACCGTCGTCACCGACAGCGACTCCGGTCTGGATCTCGATGCGATCGCCGAACTGTCCAAGACCGCCTCGGGCCTGCTCGATGAGCTTGACACCCCGGCCTACGTCCTGGAGGTGACGTCGCCCGGCGTCGACCGGCCGCTGACCACTCCCACCCATTACCGGCGCGCGCACGGGCGCAAGGTGGAGCTGACGTTGTCGGACGGGTCCACGCTGACCGGGCGACTGGGACCCGTCGCGGGCGAAGCGGTGCGGCTGGTGGTGCGCGAGGGCGCCCGCAGCCAGTACACGGTGCGTGACGTCGCACTCGAAAGTATTGCCAAAGCTGTTGTCCAGGTGGAGTTCTCGCCGCCCAATCCGCGTGAGCTGGAGCTGGCCGGCCAATCCGGAAAGGAGGGCTAG
- a CDS encoding proline--tRNA ligase: protein MITRMSELFLRTLRDDPADAEVPSHKLLIRAGYVRPVGPGLYSWLPLGLKVLRKIEKIVREEMDAIGGQEILFPALLPRGPYEATNRWTEYGDNLFRLQDRRANDYLLGPTHEEMFTLTVKGEYSSYKDFPLRLYQIQNKYRDEARPRAGILRGREFLMKDSYSFDVDDEGLEKAYRAHREAYQRIFDRLEVRYVIVSAVSGAMGGSASEEFLAESAVGEDTYVRCLESDYAANVEAVVTLVPDPIPVDGQPPATVYDTPGTPTIATLVDWANEADLPQFAGRTVTAADTLKNVLVKVREPGGEWELLAVGVPGDREVDDKRLGAALEPAEYALLDDADFARHPFLVKGYIGPKALQANGVRYLVDPRVVDGTSWITGADEQGRHVVGLVAGRDFTPDGTIEAAEVREGDPSPDGAGPLVAARGIEIGHVFQLGRKYTDAFSADVLGEDGKPVRLTMGSYGVGVSRLVAVIAEQQHDELGLRWPGSVAPFGVHVVIANKDAEARAGATELAGELDRVGIEVLLDDRQASPGVKFKDAELLGVPWIVVVGRGWADGVVELRNRFSGEKRDLPVADAAAEIAAAVR, encoded by the coding sequence GTGATCACCCGCATGTCCGAGCTGTTCCTGCGCACTCTGCGCGACGATCCGGCCGACGCCGAAGTCCCCAGCCACAAGCTGCTCATTCGGGCGGGCTACGTCCGTCCGGTCGGCCCCGGCCTGTACAGCTGGCTGCCGCTCGGGCTCAAGGTGCTCCGCAAGATCGAGAAGATCGTGCGCGAGGAGATGGACGCCATCGGCGGCCAGGAGATCCTCTTCCCGGCATTGCTGCCCCGGGGCCCGTACGAGGCCACCAACCGCTGGACCGAGTACGGCGACAACCTGTTCCGGCTGCAGGACCGCCGCGCCAACGACTATCTCCTCGGCCCCACCCACGAGGAGATGTTCACGCTCACGGTCAAGGGCGAGTACTCCTCCTACAAGGACTTCCCGCTGCGGCTCTACCAGATTCAGAACAAGTACCGCGACGAAGCCCGTCCGCGGGCCGGGATCCTGCGCGGCCGTGAGTTCCTGATGAAGGATTCCTACTCCTTCGACGTCGACGACGAGGGGCTCGAGAAGGCCTACCGCGCGCACCGCGAGGCCTACCAGCGGATCTTCGACCGGCTCGAGGTCCGCTATGTCATCGTCTCGGCGGTGTCGGGTGCGATGGGCGGCAGCGCCTCGGAGGAGTTCCTCGCCGAGAGTGCGGTCGGTGAGGACACCTACGTGCGCTGCCTGGAGTCCGACTACGCCGCCAACGTCGAAGCGGTCGTCACGCTGGTTCCCGATCCGATTCCGGTCGACGGGCAGCCGCCGGCCACGGTGTACGACACCCCCGGGACACCGACGATCGCCACGCTGGTCGACTGGGCCAACGAGGCCGACCTGCCGCAGTTCGCCGGCCGGACCGTGACCGCCGCCGACACGCTCAAGAACGTCCTGGTGAAGGTCCGCGAGCCGGGTGGCGAGTGGGAGTTGCTGGCCGTCGGGGTGCCCGGCGATCGCGAGGTCGACGACAAGCGGCTCGGCGCGGCGCTGGAACCCGCCGAGTACGCGTTGCTCGACGACGCCGACTTCGCCCGGCATCCCTTCTTGGTCAAGGGGTATATCGGGCCGAAGGCGCTGCAGGCCAACGGTGTTCGCTACCTGGTCGATCCTCGCGTGGTGGACGGAACCTCATGGATCACCGGCGCCGACGAACAGGGCCGCCACGTCGTGGGCCTGGTCGCGGGCCGTGACTTCACGCCCGACGGCACCATCGAGGCCGCCGAGGTCCGGGAGGGGGACCCGTCGCCGGACGGTGCCGGTCCGCTGGTGGCCGCCCGCGGCATCGAGATCGGTCACGTCTTCCAGCTGGGTCGCAAGTACACCGACGCGTTCTCCGCCGACGTGCTCGGTGAGGACGGCAAACCGGTGCGGCTGACGATGGGCAGCTACGGCGTGGGCGTGTCGCGGCTGGTCGCGGTGATCGCCGAGCAGCAGCACGACGAGCTGGGGCTGCGCTGGCCGGGTTCGGTGGCGCCGTTCGGGGTCCACGTCGTGATCGCGAACAAGGACGCCGAGGCCCGGGCGGGGGCGACCGAGTTGGCCGGCGAGCTCGACCGGGTCGGGATCGAGGTGCTGCTCGACGACCGGCAGGCCTCTCCGGGGGTGAAGTTCAAGGACGCCGAACTGCTCGGAGTGCCCTGGATCGTGGTGGTCGGGCGCGGCTGGGCCGACGGCGTAGTCGAACTGCGCAACCGGTTCAGCGGCGAGAAACGCGACCTGCCGGTGGCCGACGCGGCCGCCGAGATCGCCGCCGCCGTCCGCTGA
- the rbfA gene encoding 30S ribosome-binding factor RbfA, whose product MADPARARRLAKRISTIVASAIEYEIKDPRLAGVTITDAKVTNDLHDATLYYTVLGSSLDDEPDYAGAAAALDKATGVLRSKVGASLGVRFTPTLAFARDTVPDAAHRMEELLARARAADEDLARVRQGAKPAGDADPYRQDQAVGTSPDGAAGGGDEAGRGPDAEDAGDRDRFED is encoded by the coding sequence ATGGCTGATCCCGCACGGGCGCGTCGGCTGGCCAAGCGGATCTCGACGATCGTCGCGTCGGCCATCGAGTACGAGATCAAAGATCCTCGGCTCGCCGGCGTGACGATCACCGACGCCAAGGTCACCAACGACCTGCACGACGCCACCCTGTACTACACGGTGCTGGGCAGTTCTCTGGACGACGAGCCCGACTACGCGGGTGCCGCCGCGGCGCTGGACAAGGCCACCGGGGTGTTGCGCTCCAAAGTGGGCGCAAGCCTCGGTGTCCGGTTCACGCCGACCCTGGCGTTCGCCCGGGACACGGTGCCCGACGCCGCGCACCGGATGGAGGAACTGCTGGCTCGGGCGCGGGCGGCGGATGAGGATTTGGCCAGAGTCCGTCAAGGCGCCAAGCCTGCGGGGGACGCCGACCCGTATCGTCAGGATCAGGCGGTGGGGACGTCACCCGACGGCGCGGCCGGCGGGGGAGACGAGGCAGGCCGGGGGCCGGATGCTGAGGACGCTGGTGACCGCGACAGATTCGAGGACTGA
- a CDS encoding YlxR family protein — translation MIQRETSARMRRSTAHPSGGPVRTCIGCRKRELAVELLRVVVVTDGNGPGNGPGTVTVDAARTLPGRGAWLHPDPQCLHAAIRRRAFGRALRITGSPDITAVMEHVGAGAEAP, via the coding sequence GTGATCCAGCGCGAGACATCGGCTCGGATGCGCAGAAGCACCGCCCACCCCTCCGGGGGACCAGTGCGGACGTGCATCGGGTGCCGGAAACGAGAGCTGGCCGTCGAACTGCTTCGGGTTGTCGTTGTCACCGACGGGAACGGTCCGGGGAATGGCCCCGGCACTGTGACCGTTGACGCAGCGAGGACACTGCCGGGGCGGGGTGCCTGGCTGCATCCCGATCCGCAGTGCCTGCACGCGGCGATTCGTCGGCGAGCATTCGGCCGAGCGCTGCGGATCACCGGTTCACCGGACATCACCGCGGTGATGGAGCACGTCGGCGCAGGTGCCGAGGCGCCCTGA
- a CDS encoding ferritin-like domain-containing protein, with the protein MTSSEPVPTRPSDSADGSLFDAVATEHATIYAYGMVSAFSRPEINYLVADAMVEHRRRREEGIALLEERGVAAPLPAAGYELPMDVDDPTGAAQLAVRLEQDTATAWRAVVEQAADESVRAFGVAAMIETAVTAARWRAVLGTTPVTVAFPGGTE; encoded by the coding sequence ATGACGTCGTCCGAGCCGGTCCCGACCCGGCCCAGCGACAGCGCCGACGGCTCGCTGTTCGACGCCGTGGCCACCGAACACGCCACCATCTACGCGTACGGGATGGTCTCGGCGTTCTCCCGGCCGGAGATCAACTATCTGGTCGCCGACGCGATGGTCGAGCACCGGAGACGCCGCGAGGAGGGCATCGCGCTGCTCGAGGAACGTGGGGTGGCCGCTCCGCTGCCCGCCGCCGGCTACGAACTGCCGATGGACGTCGACGATCCGACCGGAGCCGCGCAGCTCGCCGTGCGGCTCGAGCAGGACACCGCCACCGCGTGGCGGGCCGTCGTCGAACAGGCGGCGGACGAGTCGGTACGGGCGTTCGGCGTCGCGGCGATGATCGAGACCGCGGTCACCGCGGCGCGGTGGCGCGCCGTGCTGGGCACCACCCCGGTCACGGTCGCGTTCCCCGGCGGCACCGAGTAA
- a CDS encoding DHH family phosphoesterase → MLRTLVTATDSRTDASTAAGRIDARDAVDLLSSARSVSVVSHVYPDADTIGAGLALALVLHQVGKDVQVSFAAPDELPESLHSLPGGDLLVPPDKIRRDADLVVTVDIPSVNRLGTLAELAGPGRAVLVIDHHASNTLFGSANFVDPSADSTTMLVAELLDAWDKPIDVDVAHCLYAGLTTDTGSFRWATARAHRLAARLIELGVDNAGISRTLLDTHPFAWLPMLSRVLGSARLVAEAAAGQGLVYAVVPHDEWSAARPEEVESIVDIVRTTQQAEVAAVFKEIAPQQWSVSMRSKALDVSAVGATFGGGGHRLAAGYTATGTADDVVAALRSALG, encoded by the coding sequence ATGCTGAGGACGCTGGTGACCGCGACAGATTCGAGGACTGACGCCTCGACCGCAGCTGGGCGGATCGATGCCCGTGACGCCGTGGACCTGCTGTCCTCGGCGCGATCCGTCAGCGTGGTCAGCCACGTGTACCCCGATGCGGACACCATCGGCGCCGGTCTGGCATTGGCGCTGGTACTCCACCAAGTCGGTAAAGACGTCCAGGTCAGCTTCGCGGCCCCCGACGAGCTGCCCGAATCGCTGCACTCCCTGCCCGGCGGCGACCTGCTGGTGCCGCCAGACAAGATCCGCCGCGATGCCGACCTGGTGGTCACGGTCGACATCCCGAGCGTCAATCGGCTGGGCACCCTGGCTGAGCTGGCCGGGCCCGGCCGCGCGGTGCTCGTCATCGACCATCACGCATCCAACACGCTGTTCGGGTCGGCCAACTTCGTCGACCCGTCGGCGGACTCGACCACGATGCTGGTGGCCGAGCTGCTCGATGCGTGGGACAAGCCCATCGACGTCGACGTGGCGCACTGTCTCTATGCGGGCCTGACCACCGATACCGGCTCGTTCCGGTGGGCCACTGCGCGCGCCCACCGGCTGGCGGCCCGGCTCATCGAGCTCGGCGTGGACAACGCCGGGATCAGCCGGACCCTGCTGGACACCCACCCGTTCGCGTGGTTGCCGATGCTTTCCCGGGTGTTGGGGTCGGCGCGCCTGGTGGCCGAGGCCGCCGCCGGCCAGGGCCTGGTCTATGCAGTCGTTCCGCACGACGAGTGGTCGGCGGCGCGCCCCGAGGAAGTCGAGAGCATTGTCGACATCGTCCGCACGACGCAGCAGGCCGAAGTTGCGGCGGTCTTCAAAGAGATTGCGCCGCAACAGTGGTCGGTGTCGATGCGGTCGAAGGCGCTGGACGTGTCCGCCGTCGGCGCGACCTTCGGCGGCGGCGGGCATCGGCTGGCAGCCGGGTACACCGCCACAGGAACGGCCGACGACGTCGTCGCGGCGCTGCGCAGTGCTCTGGGCTGA
- the infB gene encoding translation initiation factor IF-2, producing the protein MAGKARVHELAKELGVTSKEVLVRLSEQGEFVKSASSTVEAPVARRLRESFGGGKPAEKAQPSGNGAPKPAAPEKKPAPKPAAPAAQQPAAAPPPRPAPAPPTPAAAAPPAAPAAPSAPRPGPTPGPRPGPAAPKPGAPKPAARTPRVGNNPFSTQQPVERPIPRPQGPGGPRPGPGGPRPGGGPRPGVTPGNMPPRPPGARPVPGGGPRPGGGPRPGSGPRPGPGGGGRPGGGGGGGNYRGGGGGAPAGGGFRGRPGGGGRPGQRGGAAGAFGRPGGAPKRGRKSKRAKRAEYENMQAPVVGGVRLPHGNGETIRLARGASLSDFAEKIDANPASLVQALFNLGEMVTATQSVGDDILELLGGEMNYKVQVVSPEDEDRELLQSFDLSYGEDSGDEGDLEFRPPVVTVMGHVDHGKTRLLDTIRNATVREGEAGGITQHIGAYQVTVDLDGNERPITFIDTPGHEAFTAMRARGAKATDIAILVVAADDGVMPQTVEAVNHAQAAEVPIVVAVNKIDKEGADPAKIRGQLTEYGLIPEEYGGDTMFVDISAKNNVNIEALLEAVVLTADASLDLRANPDMEAQGVAIEAHLDRGRGPVATVLIQRGTLRVGDSVVAGDAYGRVRRMVDEHGEDVEEALPSRPVQVIGFTSVPGAGDNFLVVDEDRIARQIADRRSARKRNALAARSRKRISLEDLDSALKETSQLNLILKGDNAGTVEALEEALLGIQVDDEVQLRVIDRGVGGVTETNVNLASASDAIIIGFNVRAEGKATELANREGVEIRYYSIIYQAIDEIEAALKGMLKPVYEEKELGRAEIRAIFRSSKVGNIAGCLVQSGIMRRNAKARLLRDNVVVAENLTVSSLKREKDDATEVREGYECGLTLTYSDIKEGDVIETYELVEKERV; encoded by the coding sequence GTGGCAGGTAAGGCCCGCGTGCACGAGTTGGCCAAAGAACTCGGTGTCACAAGCAAAGAAGTGCTCGTCCGACTCAGTGAACAGGGCGAATTCGTCAAATCGGCATCATCGACCGTCGAGGCGCCGGTAGCCCGGCGCCTTCGGGAGTCCTTCGGCGGCGGCAAGCCCGCCGAGAAGGCCCAGCCCAGCGGCAACGGCGCGCCCAAGCCGGCCGCGCCCGAGAAGAAGCCCGCGCCCAAGCCCGCGGCGCCGGCTGCCCAGCAGCCGGCCGCGGCTCCGCCGCCGCGGCCCGCCCCGGCTCCGCCCACGCCGGCCGCCGCCGCACCGCCGGCCGCGCCGGCTGCACCGTCGGCTCCCCGGCCCGGTCCGACTCCGGGCCCGCGTCCGGGACCGGCCGCACCCAAGCCGGGCGCGCCGAAGCCCGCCGCGCGTACGCCGCGCGTCGGCAACAACCCGTTCTCCACCCAGCAGCCCGTCGAGCGGCCGATCCCGAGGCCGCAGGGCCCCGGCGGCCCCCGGCCCGGTCCCGGTGGTCCTCGCCCGGGCGGCGGTCCGCGTCCCGGTGTCACGCCCGGCAACATGCCGCCGCGTCCGCCCGGTGCCCGTCCCGTCCCCGGTGGCGGCCCCCGTCCCGGCGGTGGTCCGCGTCCCGGTAGCGGCCCCCGTCCCGGTCCCGGTGGCGGCGGTCGCCCCGGCGGCGGCGGTGGTGGTGGCAACTACCGCGGCGGCGGTGGCGGTGCTCCCGCCGGCGGTGGTTTCCGCGGTCGTCCCGGCGGCGGTGGCCGTCCCGGCCAGCGCGGCGGTGCGGCCGGTGCGTTCGGTCGTCCCGGCGGCGCGCCCAAGCGGGGCCGCAAGTCGAAGCGGGCGAAACGCGCCGAATACGAGAACATGCAGGCGCCGGTCGTCGGCGGCGTCCGGTTGCCGCACGGCAACGGCGAGACCATCCGGCTGGCTCGTGGCGCCTCGTTGTCCGACTTCGCCGAGAAGATCGACGCCAACCCGGCATCGCTGGTGCAGGCGCTGTTCAACCTCGGTGAGATGGTCACCGCGACCCAGTCGGTGGGCGACGACATCCTCGAGCTGCTCGGCGGCGAGATGAACTACAAGGTCCAGGTCGTCTCCCCGGAGGACGAGGACCGCGAGCTGCTGCAGTCTTTTGACCTCTCCTACGGAGAAGATTCAGGAGACGAGGGCGATTTGGAGTTCCGGCCGCCGGTGGTCACCGTGATGGGTCACGTCGACCACGGCAAGACCCGACTGCTGGACACCATCCGCAACGCCACCGTCCGCGAGGGCGAGGCCGGCGGCATCACCCAGCACATCGGTGCCTACCAGGTGACCGTCGACCTCGACGGCAACGAAAGGCCGATCACCTTCATCGACACCCCCGGTCACGAGGCGTTCACCGCCATGCGTGCCCGCGGTGCGAAGGCCACCGACATCGCGATCCTGGTGGTCGCCGCCGACGACGGCGTCATGCCGCAGACGGTGGAGGCGGTCAACCACGCCCAGGCGGCCGAGGTGCCGATCGTGGTGGCGGTCAACAAGATCGACAAGGAAGGCGCCGACCCGGCCAAGATCCGCGGGCAACTCACCGAATACGGGTTGATCCCCGAGGAGTACGGCGGCGACACGATGTTCGTCGACATCTCGGCGAAGAACAACGTCAACATCGAGGCCCTGTTGGAGGCCGTGGTGCTGACCGCCGACGCGTCGCTGGACCTGCGGGCCAACCCCGACATGGAAGCCCAGGGTGTGGCGATCGAAGCGCACCTGGACCGCGGCCGCGGACCGGTGGCGACCGTGCTGATCCAGCGCGGCACGCTGCGCGTCGGCGACTCGGTGGTGGCCGGCGACGCCTACGGACGTGTCCGTCGCATGGTCGACGAGCACGGCGAGGACGTCGAAGAGGCCCTGCCCTCGCGTCCGGTGCAGGTCATCGGCTTCACGTCGGTGCCCGGCGCGGGTGACAACTTCCTGGTCGTCGACGAGGACCGGATCGCCCGTCAGATCGCCGACCGGCGCAGCGCGCGCAAGCGCAACGCGCTGGCCGCGCGCAGCCGCAAGCGGATCAGCCTGGAAGACCTGGATTCGGCGCTGAAGGAAACCAGCCAGCTGAACCTGATCCTCAAAGGCGACAACGCCGGTACGGTCGAGGCGCTCGAGGAGGCCCTGCTGGGCATCCAGGTCGACGACGAAGTGCAGCTTCGGGTCATCGACCGCGGCGTGGGTGGCGTCACCGAGACCAACGTCAACCTGGCGTCGGCCTCGGATGCGATCATCATCGGCTTCAACGTCCGCGCTGAGGGCAAGGCCACTGAGCTGGCCAACCGCGAGGGTGTCGAGATCCGGTACTACTCGATCATCTACCAGGCCATCGACGAGATCGAGGCCGCGCTCAAGGGCATGCTCAAGCCGGTCTACGAGGAGAAGGAGCTCGGCCGCGCCGAGATCCGCGCGATCTTCCGCTCCTCGAAGGTGGGCAATATCGCCGGCTGCCTGGTGCAGTCGGGGATCATGCGCCGCAACGCCAAGGCCCGGCTGCTCCGCGACAACGTGGTGGTCGCCGAGAACCTCACCGTGTCCTCGCTCAAGCGGGAGAAGGACGACGCCACCGAGGTGCGCGAGGGCTACGAATGCGGTCTGACGTTGACGTACTCCGACATCAAGGAAGGCGACGTCATCGAGACCTACGAGCTGGTCGAGAAGGAACGCGTTTAG
- a CDS encoding MFS transporter, with product MTALNDAERAAIHRDAERRDKRGSDRTSGRALPAKISGSGETAGGRGGDGAHVGRTPAWLPSRRFIAAVIAIGGMQLLATMDSTIAIVALPKIQDELSLSDAGRSWVITAYVLTFGGLMLLGGRLGDTIGRKRTFIVGVTLFTIASVLCGIAWDEATLVIARLLQGVGAAIASPTALALIATTFPKGPARNAATAVFAAMTGVGSVMGLVVGGALTEVSWRLAFLVNVPIGLLMIYLARKTLRETTRERLKLDAAGALLATMGCTAAVFAFSMGPEAGWSAPITIGSAVAAVGCLIAFLWVERTAENPVVPFELFYDRNRVATFAAVFLAGGVMFTLTVLIGLYVQDIMGYSALRAGVGFIPFVIALGIGLGLSSALVSKFPPRLLVIGGGVLVLAAMIYGSTLDANIPYFPNLVLPITVGGLGIGMIVVPLMLSAIAGVGFDQIGPVSAIALMLQNLGGPVVLAIIQAVITSRTLYLGGTNGPVKDMNPAQLHALDQGYTYGLLWVAAVAVVVGGVALFIKYTAEQVAHAQEVKDAIDAGEL from the coding sequence ATGACGGCTCTCAACGATGCGGAGCGTGCCGCCATCCACCGTGATGCTGAACGCAGGGACAAGCGGGGTTCGGACCGGACCTCGGGTCGGGCCCTGCCCGCGAAGATCTCGGGTTCGGGTGAGACGGCTGGTGGCCGCGGAGGCGACGGAGCACACGTAGGCAGGACCCCGGCATGGCTGCCCTCGCGGCGCTTCATCGCCGCGGTGATCGCGATCGGCGGTATGCAGCTGCTGGCCACGATGGACAGCACCATCGCCATCGTCGCGCTACCGAAGATCCAGGACGAGCTGAGTCTGTCCGATGCCGGCCGCAGCTGGGTGATCACCGCCTACGTGCTGACCTTCGGCGGTCTGATGCTGCTCGGTGGCCGCCTCGGCGACACCATCGGCCGCAAGCGCACCTTCATCGTCGGCGTCACCCTGTTCACGATCGCGTCGGTGCTGTGCGGAATCGCCTGGGACGAGGCCACGTTGGTCATCGCCCGGTTGCTGCAGGGCGTCGGCGCGGCGATCGCGTCGCCGACCGCACTGGCGCTGATCGCCACCACCTTCCCGAAGGGGCCGGCCCGCAACGCGGCCACCGCGGTGTTCGCCGCGATGACCGGCGTCGGCTCGGTGATGGGGCTGGTGGTCGGCGGTGCCCTGACCGAGGTCTCCTGGCGGCTGGCGTTCCTGGTGAACGTGCCGATCGGTCTGCTGATGATCTATCTGGCCCGCAAAACCCTGCGGGAGACCACCCGGGAGCGACTCAAGCTCGACGCGGCCGGTGCGCTGCTGGCGACGATGGGTTGTACCGCCGCGGTGTTCGCGTTCTCGATGGGTCCCGAAGCCGGGTGGTCCGCGCCGATCACGATCGGTTCGGCGGTCGCCGCGGTGGGCTGTTTGATCGCATTCCTGTGGGTCGAGCGGACCGCCGAGAACCCGGTCGTGCCCTTCGAGCTGTTCTACGACCGCAACCGGGTCGCCACGTTCGCCGCGGTCTTCCTGGCCGGCGGCGTGATGTTCACCCTGACGGTGCTGATCGGTCTCTACGTGCAGGACATCATGGGCTACAGCGCGCTGCGTGCGGGTGTGGGCTTCATCCCGTTCGTCATCGCGCTGGGCATCGGGTTGGGCCTGTCCTCGGCGCTGGTGTCGAAGTTCCCGCCGCGTCTGCTGGTGATCGGCGGCGGGGTGCTGGTGCTCGCGGCGATGATCTACGGCTCGACGCTGGACGCCAACATCCCGTACTTCCCGAACCTGGTCCTGCCCATCACGGTCGGCGGGCTGGGCATCGGCATGATCGTGGTGCCGCTGATGCTCTCGGCCATCGCCGGTGTCGGCTTCGACCAGATCGGCCCGGTGTCGGCGATCGCGCTGATGCTGCAGAACCTCGGCGGGCCCGTCGTGCTGGCGATCATCCAGGCGGTGATCACGTCGCGCACGCTGTACCTCGGCGGGACCAACGGCCCGGTCAAGGACATGAACCCCGCCCAATTGCACGCGCTCGACCAGGGCTATACCTACGGTCTGCTGTGGGTGGCCGCGGTCGCGGTGGTCGTCGGCGGCGTCGCGTTGTTCATCAAGTACACCGCCGAGCAGGTGGCCCACGCGCAGGAAGTCAAGGACGCGATCGACGCCGGAGAGCTCTAG
- the nusA gene encoding transcription termination factor NusA gives MNIDMAALHAIEADKGISVDVVVDTIKSALLTAYRHTDGHEPDARIDIDRKTGVVKVMARQTDADGNVLHEWDDTPEGFGRIAATTARQVILQRLRDAENEKNYGEFSAREGDIVAGVIQRDARANARGLVVVRMGSETKGSEGVIPVAEQVPGESYEHGDRLRCYVVGVTRGAREPLITLSRTHPNLVRKLFSLEVPEIADGSVEIVAVAREAGHRSKIAVASRMPGLNAKGACIGPMGQRVRNVMSELSGEKIDIIDFDEDPARFVANALSPAKVISVTVIDEATRAARVIVPDFQLSLAIGKEGQNARLAARLTGWRIDIRSDDADADGESDRRPSRSDAARNVPGDH, from the coding sequence GTGAACATCGACATGGCTGCCCTGCACGCGATCGAGGCGGACAAGGGGATCAGCGTCGACGTCGTCGTCGACACCATCAAGTCCGCGCTGCTGACCGCCTATCGGCACACCGACGGTCACGAGCCGGATGCGCGGATCGACATCGACCGCAAAACCGGGGTGGTCAAGGTGATGGCCCGGCAGACCGATGCCGACGGCAACGTGCTGCACGAGTGGGACGACACCCCGGAGGGCTTCGGCCGGATCGCGGCCACCACCGCCCGGCAGGTCATCCTGCAACGCTTGCGCGACGCCGAGAACGAGAAGAACTACGGCGAATTCTCCGCGCGGGAGGGCGACATCGTCGCCGGGGTCATCCAGCGCGACGCGCGGGCCAACGCCCGCGGGCTCGTGGTGGTGCGGATGGGCAGCGAGACCAAGGGCTCCGAGGGTGTCATCCCGGTCGCCGAGCAGGTGCCCGGCGAAAGCTACGAGCACGGCGACCGGCTGCGGTGTTATGTCGTCGGGGTCACCCGCGGCGCCCGCGAGCCGCTGATCACATTGTCGCGGACGCACCCCAACCTGGTGCGCAAGCTGTTCTCGCTGGAAGTGCCGGAGATCGCCGACGGGTCCGTCGAGATCGTCGCGGTGGCCCGGGAGGCGGGGCATCGCTCCAAGATCGCGGTCGCGTCGCGCATGCCCGGTCTCAACGCCAAAGGCGCTTGCATCGGCCCGATGGGCCAGCGCGTCCGCAACGTGATGAGCGAGTTGTCGGGCGAGAAGATCGACATCATCGACTTCGACGAGGACCCGGCACGCTTCGTCGCCAACGCGCTGTCGCCGGCCAAGGTGATCTCGGTGACCGTCATCGACGAGGCGACGCGGGCGGCGCGGGTCATCGTGCCTGACTTCCAGCTGTCCCTGGCCATCGGCAAGGAGGGCCAGAACGCGCGGCTGGCGGCCCGGTTGACCGGCTGGCGCATCGACATCCGCAGTGACGACGCGGACGCCGACGGCGAATCCGATCGCCGCCCGTCGCGGTCGGACGCCGCGCGCAACGTGCCGGGGGATCACTGA